In a single window of the Zea mays cultivar B73 chromosome 5, Zm-B73-REFERENCE-NAM-5.0, whole genome shotgun sequence genome:
- the LOC100280580 gene encoding membrane steroid-binding protein 1: MATELTAAQLRAYDGTDPSKPIYVSVRGKVYDVTSGRGFYGPGGAYAVFAGREASRALGKMSKDEADVSGDLSGLTDKELGVLADWEIKFQAKYPVVARLAADA, from the coding sequence ATGGCGACGGAGCTGACGGCGGCGCAGCTGCGCGCGTACGACGGCACCGACCCGTCCAAGCCCATCTACGTCTCCGTCCGGGGCAAGGTCTACGACGTCACCTCCGGCCGCGGCTTCTACGGCCCCGGCGGCGCCTACGCCGTCTTCGCGGGCCGCGAGGCCAGCCGCGCCCTCGGCAAGATGTCCAAGGACGAGGCCGACGTCTCCGGGGACCTCTCCGGGCTCACCGACAAGGAGCTCGGCGTCCTCGCCGACTGGGAGATCAAGTTCCAGGCCAAGTACCCCGTCGTCGCCCGACTCGCCGCCGACGCCTGA
- the LOC100275462 gene encoding Protein HEADING DATE REPRESSOR 1 isoform 2 (isoform 2 is encoded by transcript variant 2), whose amino-acid sequence MEEPVPADPPRIFWKSRSSANGRSLQQEPDKDATEETNEQAQEEPMKTDDATDTAAAAAATAEPYPKANLSEKRKALFEPLEPINGKRGAAETLLPPPDFEPASYPKGWLVGKKRKLVNVDVVESMRRIAIQEMNRKDREINGLNEQLEEDSRVLELLQKQLADERRKRTEIEKENSMLHEQVTMLMNMLDENEGFDEDGEAPPPDSFD is encoded by the exons ATGGAGGAGCCCGTTCCGGCTGATCCCCCCAGGATTTTCTGGAAGTCAAGGAGTTCAG CCAATGGCCGGAGCCTGCAACAAGAGCCTGACAAAGACGCTACCGAGGAAACTAACGAGCAGGCTCAAGAGGAACCCATGAAGACCGACGACGCAACggacacagcagcagcagcagcagctacaGCTGAGCCGTACCCGAAAGCTAACCTATCCGAGAAGCGGAAGGCTCTCTTCGAGCCTCTCGAGCCGATCAACGGCAAGCGCGGCGCTGCTGAGACGCTGCTCCCACCGCCGGACTTTGAGCCCGCGTCGTACCCCAAGGGGTGGCTGGTGGGCAAGAAACGCAAGCTCGTCAACGTAGACGTCGTGGAGAGCATGCGGAGGATTGCGATCCAGGAAATGAACAGAAAG GACCGTGAGATCAATGGGCTGAACGAGCAGCTAGAGGAAGACTCCCGCGTGCTGGAGCTTCTGCAGAAGCAGCTGGCTGACGAGCGCAGGAAGCGGACAGAGATCGAGAAGGAGAACTCCATGCTCCATGAGCAGGTCACCATGCTGATGAACATGCTCGACGAGAACGAGGGTTTCGACGAGGACGGAGAGGCCCCGCCGCCCGATTCCTTCGATTAA
- the LOC100275462 gene encoding Protein HEADING DATE REPRESSOR 1 isoform 1 (isoform 1 is encoded by transcript variant 1), whose amino-acid sequence MEEPVPADPPRIFWKSRSSGSANGRSLQQEPDKDATEETNEQAQEEPMKTDDATDTAAAAAATAEPYPKANLSEKRKALFEPLEPINGKRGAAETLLPPPDFEPASYPKGWLVGKKRKLVNVDVVESMRRIAIQEMNRKDREINGLNEQLEEDSRVLELLQKQLADERRKRTEIEKENSMLHEQVTMLMNMLDENEGFDEDGEAPPPDSFD is encoded by the exons ATGGAGGAGCCCGTTCCGGCTGATCCCCCCAGGATTTTCTGGAAGTCAAGGAGTTCAGGTTCAG CCAATGGCCGGAGCCTGCAACAAGAGCCTGACAAAGACGCTACCGAGGAAACTAACGAGCAGGCTCAAGAGGAACCCATGAAGACCGACGACGCAACggacacagcagcagcagcagcagctacaGCTGAGCCGTACCCGAAAGCTAACCTATCCGAGAAGCGGAAGGCTCTCTTCGAGCCTCTCGAGCCGATCAACGGCAAGCGCGGCGCTGCTGAGACGCTGCTCCCACCGCCGGACTTTGAGCCCGCGTCGTACCCCAAGGGGTGGCTGGTGGGCAAGAAACGCAAGCTCGTCAACGTAGACGTCGTGGAGAGCATGCGGAGGATTGCGATCCAGGAAATGAACAGAAAG GACCGTGAGATCAATGGGCTGAACGAGCAGCTAGAGGAAGACTCCCGCGTGCTGGAGCTTCTGCAGAAGCAGCTGGCTGACGAGCGCAGGAAGCGGACAGAGATCGAGAAGGAGAACTCCATGCTCCATGAGCAGGTCACCATGCTGATGAACATGCTCGACGAGAACGAGGGTTTCGACGAGGACGGAGAGGCCCCGCCGCCCGATTCCTTCGATTAA